The Pseudomonas kermanshahensis genome includes a window with the following:
- a CDS encoding PAAR domain-containing protein produces the protein MSQRMNILGKGQGLDGDQTTTGATCIAGQARGRVHGSGWLLVGDKTTPCPLCGNEGTIVEGERRWKQDGIPTAVDGALVQCGCPIGSNRVVAPMHQRPHPRSTSVTLPTPQAASQTNSSTPTRHANPPAAARLPELELELELEPGFYIIPRSMSYDQVLTRLSDTQSVLPDAMLKRLNPTYQQGFKAGEIFIIGDPRNGHACTRQEMHAMSAAELAREALAELTPEEANFMMRHQAEIAGLLSDVSLAMGVSEAMMAKSLDELGTTLRNIEKLHQQQFSKHGHLRSAEFFAERKELFRQLNAKLRVSYLNKRMELGSYDTLRRGLGISSRSLVHHWSKAGAPGQIPGYSTHLDKLASMSKYLKAGGHIGMALGGGSSLLKIKEACRAGDTESCKKIRLKETGNFLGGVAGGVITGAIASRLAIVACVGFGPIGAAVCSIAITGAGSMAGSVGGMAAGEEVGEVVFEITEPMRPRDE, from the coding sequence ATGAGCCAGCGTATGAACATCCTTGGCAAAGGCCAGGGACTCGACGGCGACCAGACCACCACAGGTGCCACCTGCATCGCCGGCCAGGCACGTGGGCGTGTACACGGGAGCGGCTGGCTGCTGGTGGGCGACAAAACAACACCCTGCCCACTCTGCGGTAACGAAGGGACCATCGTTGAAGGCGAACGTCGATGGAAGCAGGACGGGATACCGACCGCCGTGGATGGCGCACTGGTCCAGTGTGGCTGCCCCATAGGCAGCAATCGGGTAGTCGCGCCCATGCACCAGCGACCTCATCCCCGAAGTACATCAGTCACATTGCCCACACCTCAGGCTGCCTCTCAAACAAACAGCAGCACACCCACCCGTCATGCTAACCCGCCCGCAGCTGCCAGGCTGCCAGAGCTAGAGCTAGAGCTAGAGCTAGAGCCAGGCTTTTACATCATTCCACGCAGCATGTCGTACGACCAGGTGCTAACTAGGCTGAGTGATACACAATCGGTACTGCCGGATGCCATGTTGAAAAGGCTCAACCCGACTTATCAACAAGGCTTCAAAGCCGGCGAAATTTTCATTATCGGCGATCCACGGAACGGCCACGCCTGCACTCGCCAGGAAATGCACGCGATGAGTGCGGCGGAACTTGCACGTGAAGCCTTGGCAGAGCTGACACCCGAAGAAGCCAACTTCATGATGCGTCACCAGGCCGAGATTGCCGGTTTGCTTAGCGATGTAAGCCTGGCGATGGGGGTGAGCGAGGCGATGATGGCCAAATCGCTAGATGAACTAGGCACCACACTGCGCAATATCGAAAAGCTGCATCAGCAGCAGTTCTCGAAGCATGGACACCTGCGCAGCGCGGAGTTCTTCGCCGAGCGTAAAGAACTGTTCCGGCAACTGAATGCCAAGCTGAGGGTAAGTTATCTTAACAAGCGTATGGAGCTTGGTAGTTACGACACCCTGCGTCGAGGATTGGGGATATCCAGCCGGAGCCTTGTTCATCATTGGAGCAAAGCTGGAGCACCGGGGCAGATTCCGGGGTATTCAACCCACCTAGATAAGTTGGCAAGCATGTCGAAATACCTGAAAGCTGGGGGACATATAGGCATGGCGCTCGGCGGTGGTAGTTCACTGTTAAAAATCAAGGAGGCTTGCCGAGCAGGTGATACTGAGAGCTGCAAAAAAATCAGATTAAAAGAAACTGGAAATTTTTTGGGTGGGGTAGCAGGTGGCGTCATAACCGGAGCAATAGCCAGTAGGCTGGCTATCGTAGCTTGCGTGGGCTTTGGGCCCATTGGAGCAGCCGTTTGCAGTATTGCTATAACAGGTGCGGGATCAATGGCTGGTAGTGTGGGTGGAATGGCCGCCGGCGAAGAAGTCGGCGAGGTAGTCTTTGAAATCACAGAGCCAATGCGACCTCGGGACGAGTAG
- a CDS encoding sensor histidine kinase — MRYLLIVLLGLLPVLAVAVDFDDATRHLPLGETLQVFEDPDGSTSIAQVSEPTFAKHFRAHHEPVLNAGYSTSVFWLKIDLRYLPSATATPRQWLLELAYPPLDHLELYLPDSTGTYRLAQRTGDALPYASRQIRQNNYLFELPLPPGQATTVYLRLHSQGSVQAPLALWSAEAYMEDQPTRLYVLGMIYGVLLVMLVYNLFIYLSVRDVSYLYYILYIASFGLYQVSVNGAGVAYFWPDSPWWANASTPLFIGAAGLFGCQFARHFLQLGKISRGFDRLLQLLMLGGGLVMVLAVSMPYGIALRMATVLALLFTVSIFAAGVYAWSRGLRVARWFIIAWSAFLLGGLVNTLMVLGYLPNVFITMYASQLGSALEVALLSLALADRINSLREQQAQTLRETGRTLEQLNLQLARSNRLKDEFLATVTHELRTPMNGVIGSLELMHTLPMEAEMAQYHRTAVTSAQSMMDMVDDILTLSELQGGRLRVQAAPFSLRNMLQGLRAAHAGQALGKGLYLSLDIPADLPDALLTDAQKLARCLGCLLDNGLKFTDQGGVMLQVRGQRLGPDNLALTFTVSDSGIGFDDLDQATLYQRFFQVDGSMTRRYGGLGIGLSICRQMGELLGATLSHDSTRGLGSRFELTMKVAISQVQLPSHLQQTRRSF; from the coding sequence ATGCGCTATTTGCTGATTGTGCTTCTGGGCTTGTTGCCCGTGCTGGCCGTTGCGGTCGACTTCGACGACGCTACCCGCCATCTTCCGCTGGGCGAAACCCTTCAGGTCTTCGAAGACCCTGATGGCAGTACCAGCATTGCCCAAGTCAGTGAGCCCACGTTCGCCAAGCACTTTCGGGCCCATCACGAGCCTGTGTTGAACGCTGGTTATTCCACGTCAGTGTTCTGGTTGAAGATCGACCTGCGTTACCTGCCGTCGGCCACTGCCACCCCCCGCCAATGGCTGCTGGAACTGGCCTACCCACCTCTGGATCACCTCGAGTTGTACCTGCCCGACAGCACCGGTACTTACCGCCTGGCCCAGCGCACGGGCGACGCCTTGCCTTACGCCAGCCGGCAGATCCGGCAGAACAACTACCTGTTCGAGTTGCCGCTGCCCCCAGGCCAGGCGACCACCGTCTACTTGCGCTTGCACAGCCAGGGTTCGGTGCAGGCGCCGCTGGCGCTATGGTCGGCCGAGGCCTACATGGAGGACCAGCCCACGCGCCTGTACGTATTGGGCATGATCTACGGCGTGTTGCTGGTGATGCTGGTGTACAACCTGTTCATCTACCTCAGCGTGCGGGATGTCAGCTACCTCTACTACATCCTCTACATCGCCTCGTTCGGCCTTTATCAGGTTTCGGTGAACGGTGCGGGAGTCGCCTACTTCTGGCCGGACAGCCCCTGGTGGGCGAATGCCTCGACGCCCTTGTTCATTGGCGCTGCCGGTTTATTCGGCTGCCAGTTCGCCCGGCATTTTCTGCAACTGGGCAAGATCAGCCGTGGCTTCGACCGGTTGTTGCAACTGCTGATGCTGGGCGGTGGGTTGGTGATGGTCTTGGCCGTGAGCATGCCGTATGGCATCGCCCTGCGCATGGCCACGGTGCTGGCGTTGCTGTTCACCGTCAGCATCTTTGCCGCTGGCGTGTATGCCTGGTCGCGCGGTTTGCGGGTGGCGCGCTGGTTCATCATCGCCTGGTCGGCGTTTTTGCTGGGCGGGCTGGTCAACACCTTGATGGTGCTGGGTTACTTGCCGAACGTGTTTATCACGATGTATGCCAGCCAGTTGGGCTCGGCGCTGGAGGTGGCGCTGCTGTCGCTGGCGCTGGCCGACCGTATCAACAGCCTGCGCGAGCAACAGGCGCAGACCCTGCGTGAAACCGGTCGAACCCTGGAGCAGTTGAACCTGCAACTGGCCAGGAGCAACCGCTTGAAGGACGAGTTCCTGGCCACGGTCACCCATGAACTGCGCACCCCGATGAATGGTGTGATCGGCTCGCTTGAGCTGATGCACACCCTGCCGATGGAGGCCGAAATGGCCCAGTACCATCGCACAGCGGTCACGTCGGCCCAGAGCATGATGGACATGGTCGACGACATCCTCACCCTCTCCGAGCTGCAGGGCGGCCGCTTGCGTGTGCAGGCCGCGCCCTTCAGCCTGCGTAACATGCTGCAAGGCTTGCGAGCCGCACACGCTGGCCAGGCGCTGGGTAAAGGGTTGTACCTGAGCCTGGACATACCTGCCGATCTGCCAGACGCGCTCTTGACCGATGCGCAAAAACTGGCCCGTTGCCTGGGTTGCCTGCTGGACAACGGCCTGAAGTTCACCGATCAGGGCGGGGTCATGCTGCAGGTGCGTGGCCAGCGCCTGGGGCCGGACAACCTGGCGCTTACCTTTACGGTCAGCGACAGTGGCATCGGCTTTGATGATCTCGACCAGGCCACGCTTTACCAGCGTTTTTTCCAGGTTGATGGTTCCATGACCCGGCGTTATGGCGGGCTGGGGATCGGCTTGTCGATTTGCAGGCAGATGGGCGAGTTGCTGGGGGCCACGCTGTCGCATGACTCTACGCGCGGGTTGGGGAGCCGGTTCGAGCTGACGATGAAAGTCGCGATATCGCAGGTGCAGTTGCCTTCGCACTTGCAGCAGACGCGTCGCTCCTTTTAG
- a CDS encoding hydroxymethylpyrimidine/phosphomethylpyrimidine kinase, with amino-acid sequence MNTYSSRPVVLCLSGHDPSGGAGLQADIEALIAQGCHAAPAVTALTVQDTVNVSDFRVLDREWVLAQANAVLADSTVAAVKLGMLGSIDMVDTVAELLAAHPHLPLVCDPVLRAGGGGRLGKDEVGYAVRERLLPLATIATPNLPEARILAELPEGTADECAEKLLPFCRHLLITGGHGDEDEIHNRLYSRDGQRLTWTCQRLPGSYHGSGCTLASALAGRLALGEALQSAVRSALDYTWRTLRDAEQLGKGQYVPRRLPLDFCS; translated from the coding sequence ATGAATACCTACAGCTCCCGCCCCGTTGTCCTCTGTCTCTCCGGCCACGACCCCAGTGGCGGCGCCGGCTTGCAGGCAGATATCGAAGCCCTGATCGCCCAAGGCTGTCACGCCGCACCCGCGGTGACCGCCCTGACCGTCCAGGATACCGTCAATGTTTCCGACTTCCGCGTGCTCGACCGCGAGTGGGTGCTGGCCCAGGCCAACGCCGTGCTGGCTGACTCCACGGTAGCGGCCGTCAAGCTGGGCATGCTCGGTTCGATCGACATGGTCGACACCGTCGCCGAACTGCTTGCCGCCCACCCGCACCTGCCGCTGGTCTGCGACCCGGTCCTGCGTGCCGGTGGCGGTGGCCGCCTGGGCAAGGACGAAGTGGGCTACGCCGTGCGCGAACGCCTGCTGCCGCTGGCGACCATCGCCACGCCGAACCTGCCGGAAGCGCGCATTCTCGCCGAGCTGCCTGAAGGCACCGCCGACGAGTGTGCCGAGAAACTGTTGCCGTTCTGTAGACACCTGTTGATTACCGGGGGTCACGGCGACGAAGACGAAATCCACAACCGCCTGTACAGCCGCGATGGCCAACGCCTGACCTGGACCTGCCAACGCTTGCCAGGCAGCTACCACGGTTCCGGTTGCACCCTGGCCAGCGCCCTGGCCGGTCGACTGGCCCTGGGCGAAGCACTGCAAAGCGCTGTGCGCAGTGCCCTGGACTACACCTGGCGCACCCTGCGTGACGCCGAGCAACTGGGCAAGGGCCAGTACGTGCCGCGCCGCCTGCCCCTGGATTTCTGCTCCTGA
- the thiE gene encoding thiamine phosphate synthase has protein sequence MKLRGLYAITDSQLLAGRFLSHVEAALDGGVRLLQYRDKSDDAARRLREAEALKQLCERYDTQLIINDDAELAARLGVGVHLGQTDGPLTPARALLGRDAIIGSTCHAQLDLARQAASEGASYVAFGRFFNSVTKPGAPAASLDLLEQARAQVKLPIAVIGGVTLDNAAPLVAHGADLLAVIHGLFGTDSAQEVTRRARAFNALFAS, from the coding sequence ATGAAGCTACGCGGTCTGTACGCAATCACCGACAGCCAGCTGCTCGCCGGCCGTTTTCTGTCCCATGTCGAAGCGGCCCTGGACGGCGGGGTGCGACTGTTGCAGTACCGCGACAAGAGTGACGACGCCGCGCGTCGCCTGCGCGAAGCCGAAGCCTTGAAGCAACTGTGCGAGCGCTACGACACCCAGCTGATCATCAACGACGACGCCGAACTGGCCGCGCGCCTGGGTGTCGGCGTGCACCTGGGCCAGACCGACGGCCCACTGACCCCGGCACGTGCGTTGCTGGGCCGCGACGCCATCATCGGCTCGACCTGCCACGCGCAGCTCGACCTGGCCCGCCAGGCCGCCAGCGAAGGCGCCAGCTACGTGGCCTTCGGTCGCTTTTTCAACTCCGTGACCAAGCCGGGCGCACCGGCCGCCAGCCTCGACCTGCTGGAACAGGCCCGCGCCCAGGTCAAGCTGCCGATCGCCGTGATCGGCGGCGTCACCCTCGACAACGCTGCCCCGTTGGTCGCCCATGGCGCCGACCTGCTGGCGGTGATCCACGGCCTGTTTGGTACCGATAGCGCGCAGGAAGTCACCCGCCGCGCCCGTGCCTTCAACGCCCTGTTCGCTTCCTGA
- the hemL gene encoding glutamate-1-semialdehyde 2,1-aminomutase, which produces MSRSETLFAQAQKHIPGGVNSPVRAFKSVGGTPLFFKHAEGAYVVDEDDKRYVDYVGSWGPMILGHGHPEVLDAVRNQLQHGLSYGAPTAMETEMADLVCSLVPSMEMVRMVSSGTEATMSAIRLARGYTGRDAIIKFEGCYHGHSDSLLVKAGSGLLTQGVPSSAGVPADFAKHTLTLPFNDIAAVEKTLADVGQTVACIIVEPVAGNMNCVPPAPGFLEGLREQCDKHGVVLIFDEVMTGFRVSLGGAQGYYGITPDLSTFGKIVGGGMPVGCFGGKREIMGCIAPLGPVYQAGTLSGNPLAMAAGLTTLKLISRPGFHAELTDFTSRMLDGLQQRADAAGVPFVTTQAGAMFGLYFSGADDIVTFDDVMASDADRFKRFFHLMLDGGVYLAPSAFEAGFTSIAHGDKELQITLDAAEKAFAALK; this is translated from the coding sequence ATGTCCCGTTCCGAAACCCTGTTCGCCCAAGCCCAGAAGCACATCCCGGGCGGCGTCAACTCGCCCGTCCGCGCGTTCAAGAGCGTTGGCGGCACGCCGCTGTTCTTCAAGCACGCCGAAGGCGCCTATGTCGTTGACGAAGACGACAAGCGCTACGTCGACTACGTGGGTTCCTGGGGCCCGATGATCCTCGGCCACGGCCACCCTGAAGTGCTCGACGCGGTGCGCAACCAGCTGCAACACGGCCTGTCCTACGGCGCCCCGACCGCCATGGAAACCGAGATGGCCGACCTGGTCTGCTCGCTCGTGCCGTCGATGGAAATGGTCCGCATGGTCAGCTCGGGCACCGAAGCCACCATGAGCGCCATCCGCCTGGCCCGTGGCTACACCGGCCGCGACGCCATCATCAAGTTCGAAGGCTGCTACCACGGCCACTCCGACAGCCTGCTGGTGAAAGCCGGCTCGGGCCTTCTGACCCAGGGCGTGCCAAGCTCGGCGGGCGTGCCGGCGGACTTCGCCAAACACACCCTGACCCTGCCGTTCAACGACATTGCCGCGGTCGAAAAAACCCTGGCTGACGTTGGCCAGACCGTGGCGTGCATCATTGTCGAGCCGGTCGCCGGCAACATGAACTGCGTACCGCCAGCCCCGGGCTTCCTCGAAGGCCTGCGCGAGCAGTGCGACAAGCACGGCGTGGTGTTGATCTTCGACGAAGTGATGACCGGCTTCCGCGTCTCGCTGGGCGGCGCCCAAGGCTACTACGGCATCACCCCTGACCTGTCGACCTTCGGCAAGATCGTCGGCGGCGGCATGCCGGTCGGCTGCTTCGGCGGCAAGCGCGAAATCATGGGCTGCATCGCCCCGCTGGGCCCGGTCTACCAGGCCGGTACCCTGTCGGGCAACCCGCTGGCCATGGCCGCCGGCCTGACCACGCTGAAACTGATCAGCCGCCCAGGCTTCCACGCCGAACTGACCGATTTCACCAGCCGCATGCTCGACGGCCTGCAACAGCGTGCCGATGCCGCTGGCGTACCGTTCGTCACCACGCAGGCGGGTGCCATGTTCGGCCTGTACTTCAGCGGCGCCGATGACATCGTCACCTTCGACGACGTGATGGCCAGCGATGCGGATCGCTTCAAGCGCTTCTTCCACCTGATGCTCGACGGTGGCGTGTACCTGGCGCCAAGCGCGTTCGAGGCGGGCTTCACCTCCATCGCCCATGGCGACAAGGAGCTGCAGATCACCCTGGATGCGGCTGAAAAGGCCTTTGCTGCACTGAAGTAA
- a CDS encoding tetratricopeptide repeat protein, whose protein sequence is MNRTGRALTLGCLLLLQPLLALAEGGNSLLIPATSRCTLNVQPEDLANALKACEQTATTGDAQAQFELGEYYYTQTPKDLNKALNWFQQASLQGHAQAQYRLGAMFFRGEGVKANNVQAYILLKMAAVNGAEDALDMADEVTEQMPRDELEHATQVLGQIFRKYLLELQNAEGRSPFSPLP, encoded by the coding sequence ATGAACCGCACCGGCCGCGCCCTGACCCTGGGCTGCCTGTTGCTTCTACAGCCCCTGCTGGCCCTGGCGGAGGGTGGTAACTCATTGCTGATTCCAGCGACGAGCCGCTGCACCCTGAATGTTCAGCCAGAAGACCTCGCCAATGCCCTCAAGGCCTGCGAGCAGACGGCGACGACGGGGGATGCCCAGGCGCAGTTCGAACTGGGCGAGTACTACTACACCCAGACGCCCAAAGACCTGAACAAGGCCCTGAACTGGTTTCAGCAGGCCTCGTTGCAAGGCCACGCCCAGGCCCAATACCGGCTTGGCGCCATGTTCTTCCGCGGCGAAGGGGTCAAGGCCAACAACGTGCAGGCCTACATTCTGCTGAAGATGGCGGCGGTCAACGGCGCCGAAGATGCGCTGGACATGGCCGACGAAGTGACCGAGCAGATGCCCCGCGACGAGCTGGAACACGCGACCCAGGTGCTCGGCCAGATCTTCCGCAAGTACCTGCTTGAACTGCAGAACGCCGAAGGGCGCTCGCCGTTCTCGCCACTTCCCTGA
- a CDS encoding DUF1820 family protein encodes MSKREPAIYKVIFLNQGQVFEMYAKQIYQSDLWGFLEIEEFVFGERTQVVVDPSEEKLKSQFEGVIRSFVPMHSIVRIDEVERLGTAKISEAKGGGNVMPFPMPMPEK; translated from the coding sequence ATGAGCAAACGCGAACCCGCCATCTATAAAGTGATCTTCCTCAACCAGGGGCAGGTCTTCGAGATGTATGCCAAGCAGATCTACCAGAGCGACCTGTGGGGCTTCCTGGAAATCGAGGAGTTCGTCTTCGGCGAGCGCACCCAGGTGGTGGTCGACCCCAGCGAAGAGAAGCTCAAGAGCCAGTTCGAGGGCGTGATCCGCAGCTTCGTGCCGATGCATTCGATCGTGCGCATCGACGAGGTCGAGCGCTTGGGCACGGCGAAGATCAGCGAGGCCAAGGGTGGCGGCAATGTGATGCCGTTCCCCATGCCGATGCCAGAGAAGTAG
- a CDS encoding PhoH family protein, protein MNAPIEPHRFILEPFEAHRFANLCGQFDEHLRLIEQRLAIEIRNRGNQFELIGEPKTTSAAEQLLRRLYREAKATDLSPETVHLYLQESTVENIDNPAVNEVSVSLRTRKGNIRPRGVNQQRYVKEILANDINFGIGPAGTGKTYLAVACAVDALEREQVRRILLVRPAVEAGEKLGFLPGDLAQKIDPYLRPLYDALYEMLGFEHVAKLIERQVIEIAPLAYMRGRTLNNSFIILDESQNTTLEQMKMFLTRIGFGSTAVITGDITQVDLPRGTKSGLAHVIEVLRDVPGISFTHFQPKDVVRHPLVQRIVEAYDRFEGRQAKPEAPGKDA, encoded by the coding sequence TTGAACGCACCCATAGAACCTCATCGTTTCATCCTCGAACCTTTCGAGGCCCACCGTTTCGCCAACTTGTGCGGCCAGTTCGACGAGCACCTGCGCCTCATCGAGCAACGCCTGGCCATCGAGATCCGCAACCGCGGCAATCAGTTCGAACTGATCGGCGAACCCAAGACCACCTCCGCTGCCGAGCAACTGCTGCGCCGCCTCTACCGCGAGGCCAAGGCCACCGACTTGTCGCCAGAAACGGTCCACCTGTACCTGCAGGAATCGACCGTCGAGAACATCGACAACCCGGCGGTCAACGAGGTCAGCGTCTCGTTGCGCACGCGCAAGGGCAACATTCGCCCGCGCGGTGTCAACCAGCAGCGGTACGTCAAGGAAATCCTGGCCAACGACATCAACTTCGGCATCGGCCCGGCCGGTACCGGCAAGACGTACCTGGCCGTGGCCTGTGCCGTAGATGCCCTGGAGCGCGAGCAAGTGCGCCGCATCCTGCTGGTACGCCCGGCAGTCGAAGCGGGCGAAAAGCTCGGCTTCCTGCCCGGTGACCTGGCACAGAAGATCGACCCGTACCTGCGCCCGCTGTACGACGCCCTGTACGAAATGCTTGGCTTCGAACACGTGGCCAAGCTGATCGAGCGCCAGGTGATCGAGATCGCCCCGCTGGCCTACATGCGTGGCCGTACCCTGAACAACAGCTTCATCATCCTCGACGAAAGCCAGAACACCACGCTTGAGCAGATGAAGATGTTCCTCACCCGCATCGGCTTCGGCTCGACGGCGGTGATCACCGGTGACATCACCCAGGTCGACCTGCCCCGTGGCACGAAGTCGGGCCTGGCGCACGTGATCGAGGTGCTCCGGGACGTTCCGGGTATCAGCTTTACCCATTTCCAACCCAAAGATGTGGTTCGTCACCCACTGGTGCAACGCATCGTCGAGGCCTATGACCGCTTCGAAGGCCGTCAGGCCAAGCCAGAGGCACCCGGCAAAGATGCTTGA
- the ybeY gene encoding rRNA maturation RNase YbeY, with protein MLELDLQRATDAAAPDDAAFRRWCELALRQRSADSEMTIRLVDEAEGRELNHTYRHKDYATNVLSFPADVPDDLLDIPLLGDLVICVAVVEREAAEQGKTLEAHWAHLVIHGCLHLLGYDHIDDDEAEEMEALERELLAELGHPDPYADDEDETITH; from the coding sequence ATGCTTGAACTTGACTTGCAACGGGCCACGGACGCCGCCGCCCCTGACGATGCTGCCTTCCGCCGCTGGTGCGAGTTGGCCCTGCGCCAGCGCAGCGCCGACTCGGAGATGACCATCCGCCTGGTCGACGAAGCCGAAGGCCGCGAGCTGAACCACACCTACCGGCACAAGGACTACGCGACCAATGTGCTGTCGTTCCCGGCCGACGTGCCTGATGACCTGCTCGATATCCCCCTGCTGGGCGACCTGGTGATCTGCGTGGCGGTGGTCGAGCGCGAGGCCGCCGAACAGGGCAAAACCCTAGAGGCCCACTGGGCGCACCTGGTCATCCACGGCTGCCTGCACTTGCTCGGCTACGACCACATCGACGATGACGAAGCCGAGGAAATGGAAGCCCTGGAACGAGAATTGCTGGCAGAACTGGGTCACCCTGACCCGTATGCCGACGATGAAGACGAAACCATCACACACTGA
- a CDS encoding HlyC/CorC family transporter, with protein MSEDRSSNGQKSWLGKLTQAFAHEPKNRQELLELLREAHQNKLLDSEALTIVEGAIQVADLQVRDIMVPRSQMISIKASQSPREFLPAVIDAAHSRYPVIGESHDDVLGILLAKDLLPLILKENGDSFNIKDLLRPATFVPESKRLNVLLREFRANHNHMAVVIDEYGGVAGLVTIEDVLEQIVGDIEDEHDVEEDSYIKPLPSGDFLVKALTPIENFNEFFDSTFSDDEFDTVGGLVMSAFGHLPKRNETTEIGAYKFRILNADSRRIHLLRLTPITR; from the coding sequence ATGAGCGAAGATCGATCGAGCAACGGGCAAAAGTCCTGGCTGGGTAAACTGACCCAGGCTTTTGCCCATGAGCCGAAAAACCGCCAGGAGCTCCTTGAGCTGCTGCGCGAAGCCCATCAGAACAAGCTGCTCGACAGCGAAGCGCTGACCATTGTCGAAGGCGCTATCCAGGTTGCTGACCTGCAGGTGCGCGACATAATGGTGCCGCGCTCGCAAATGATCAGCATCAAGGCCAGCCAATCGCCTCGCGAGTTCCTGCCGGCGGTGATCGACGCCGCGCACTCGCGCTACCCGGTGATCGGCGAAAGCCACGATGATGTGCTGGGCATCCTGCTCGCCAAGGACCTGCTGCCGCTGATCCTCAAAGAGAACGGCGACAGCTTCAACATCAAGGACCTGCTGCGCCCGGCCACCTTCGTGCCGGAGTCCAAGCGCCTGAACGTGCTGCTGCGCGAGTTCCGCGCCAACCATAACCACATGGCCGTCGTCATCGACGAATACGGCGGTGTGGCAGGCCTGGTGACCATCGAGGACGTGCTCGAACAGATCGTCGGTGACATCGAAGACGAACACGACGTCGAGGAAGACAGCTACATCAAGCCGCTGCCCAGTGGCGACTTCCTGGTCAAGGCGCTGACCCCGATCGAGAACTTCAACGAGTTCTTCGACAGCACCTTCTCCGATGACGAATTCGACACCGTGGGCGGCCTGGTGATGAGCGCGTTCGGGCACCTGCCCAAGCGCAACGAAACCACCGAGATCGGTGCCTACAAGTTCCGCATTCTCAATGCCGACAGCCGGCGGATTCACCTGCTGCGCCTGACACCGATCACCCGCTAA